The following are from one region of the Candidatus Shapirobacteria bacterium genome:
- the serS gene encoding serine--tRNA ligase translates to MIDINLVRLSPEIVRKNLIRRQKDPKLLDDVVAIDVQYRKVLQEVEELRAKQNSINREIKGKPTDEQLKSATTIKDQLKGLETALTGFENQLNNVLELLPNMIASDVPDGKDDQDNVVFKEIGTIPKFDFKPLDHVDLGEKLDIIDIPRASKISGSRFGYFKGKGAVLEMAVMFYAFRKLIDKGFTGMIPPTMVKSSTEWKCGYTSNQNLFNASYSIPEDDLIFISSSEHSVVPYHMDEILDANKLPIKYVNFSPCFRRESGTYGKDTRGLFRVHFFNKVEMNIFTLPDYKISDAMCEEMLAIEEEIMQELGIAYRVMKCCAGDLPQPNRRMYDINSWFPGQNAFRETQSCSNCGDYQARRLNTKTKINNKNELVHILNATVITDRAVLAIIENFQQKDNSILIPKVLQPFTNFNIIKPN, encoded by the coding sequence ATGATCGATATTAATTTAGTCCGCCTAAGCCCTGAAATTGTAAGAAAAAACCTCATCCGGCGGCAAAAAGACCCAAAACTTCTTGATGATGTCGTTGCCATTGATGTCCAATACCGAAAAGTACTTCAGGAAGTTGAAGAATTAAGGGCAAAACAAAATTCCATCAACCGTGAAATCAAGGGGAAACCAACCGATGAGCAACTAAAATCAGCAACTACCATTAAAGACCAATTAAAAGGTCTTGAAACCGCCCTCACAGGCTTCGAAAACCAGCTAAATAATGTTTTAGAACTTTTACCAAACATGATAGCTAGCGATGTCCCCGACGGCAAAGACGACCAGGACAATGTGGTATTCAAAGAAATCGGAACTATCCCAAAATTTGATTTTAAACCCCTTGATCACGTAGATTTGGGAGAAAAACTAGACATTATCGATATTCCCCGCGCCTCAAAGATATCCGGCTCGCGATTTGGATATTTCAAAGGAAAGGGTGCGGTTTTAGAAATGGCAGTTATGTTTTACGCTTTCAGAAAATTAATCGATAAGGGTTTTACCGGCATGATCCCCCCGACCATGGTAAAAAGTTCTACCGAATGGAAATGCGGCTATACCAGCAATCAAAATTTATTCAACGCTAGTTATTCCATTCCCGAAGACGACTTAATCTTTATCTCAAGCTCTGAGCACTCAGTTGTCCCATACCACATGGACGAAATCCTGGATGCAAATAAACTGCCGATTAAATACGTTAATTTCTCTCCCTGTTTCCGCCGTGAATCAGGTACCTATGGCAAAGATACCCGGGGGCTTTTCCGGGTTCATTTTTTCAACAAAGTTGAAATGAATATCTTCACTTTACCCGACTACAAAATTTCAGATGCCATGTGCGAAGAAATGCTTGCCATCGAAGAAGAAATTATGCAGGAGCTAGGAATTGCCTATCGCGTCATGAAGTGTTGCGCCGGTGATTTACCTCAACCCAACCGAAGGATGTACGACATCAATTCGTGGTTTCCCGGCCAAAACGCTTTCAGAGAAACCCAATCATGCAGTAACTGCGGGGATTATCAGGCCCGTCGCCTAAACACCAAAACAAAAATCAACAATAAAAATGAGTTGGTGCATATCCTCAACGCAACCGTGATCACAGACCGAGCCGTATTGGCCATTATCGAAAATTTTCAGCAGAAAGACAACAGTATCCTTATCCCAAAAGTCCTACAACCATTTACAAATTTTAACATTATTAAACCCAATTAA